Proteins from one Sarcophilus harrisii chromosome 2, mSarHar1.11, whole genome shotgun sequence genomic window:
- the BNC1 gene encoding zinc finger protein basonuclin-1 isoform X4 — MLYGTQAIPIRLKILLDRLFSVLKQEEVIQILHALDWTLQDYIRGYVLQDASGKVLDHWSIMTSEEELATLQQFLRFGETKSIVELMAIQEKEGQSIIIPSTTTNLDIRAFIESCNQRSPSLSVPVDKVNPGNLHHFENLINNMAFMLPFQFFSPVPPPLIGSPPERHVIEQGQDRNNDTKHDVQIPFSENGFLTPTSASFQVENEQCINCPDILPKSEDDAHFSDSGSHQVAKLEMTRLSPEPKGKTTERNGLGPKKGRVFCTACEKTFYDKGTLKIHYNAVHLKIKHKCTIEGCNMVFSSLRSRNRHSANPNPRLHMPMNRNNRDKDLRNSLNMAIPEDSKRTGFPVTSPDSRPIPSYLGSCTDSKVQSAFSSIGQNGVLFPNLKTVQPVLPFYRNPVTPAELANTPGTLPSLPLVSSSIPEQLASNELPFDALPKKKSRKSSMPIKIEKEAVEIANENNDTLSSDEEMPLQVVSDGELETCELRMEHEVIDQGEQPLPSANLWKSLSEGGRLPKPESVIETKHLKKLSEQDLNNSKKETDQSPGLAIVPREASFSDPKQHTNVLKPVIEPLPMYAKEQSRHQLPNSDCVELQHHLLTGGFLNALSNRGMALPCFEDPREIEQVSQHALGRQKEETRFHCDICKKTFKNTYSVKIHFKNVHAKEMHICTIEGCSATFPSRRSRDRHSSNLNLHQKVITKETLESTDNPLGTTYLLKDMAKEVYQDAAFKQHAPQTSVIFKGTNRTGSVVYPITKIRESCLESYGCGPTSEATVLDLSTTSSMKSESSTPSSWDSDGGSEEGNGALEDSDESCEGPSLLPGEDGYPICALMEKANHSFSNLPSGLPITCHLCQKIYSNKGTFRAHYKTVHLRQLHKCKVPGCNTMFSSVRSRNRHSQNPNLHKSLTTSPSNLQ, encoded by the exons ATGCTCTACGGGACCCAAGCTATTCCCATTCGCCTTAAAATTCTTTTAGATCGGCTGTTCAGTGTATTGAAACAAGAGGAGGTAATCCAGATTCTTCATGCCTTGGACTGGACTCTTCAGGATTATATTCGTGGATATGTGCTCCAG GATGCATCAGGAAAGGTTTTGGATCACTGGAGTATTATGACCAGTGAAGAAGAATTGGCCACCCTGCAGCAATTTCTTCGTTTTGGAGAGACCAAGTCCATTGTAGAGCTCATGGCAATTCAGGAGAAAGAAGGACAATCCATTATCATCCCATCTACAACAACTAATTTGGATATTAGGGCCTTTATAGAAAGTTGCAATCAGAGGAGTCCTAGCCTTTCTGTTCCAGTGGACAAGGTGAATCCTGGCAACCTTCATCATTTTGAAAACCTTATAAATAACATGGCTTTCATGCTGCCTTTTCAGTTTTTCAGCCCAGTGCCTCCCCCATTGATAGGTTCACCACCCGAGAGACATGTGATCGAGCAAGGTCAAGACAGAAATAATGACACTAAACACGATGTTCAGATACCCTTTTCTGAAAATGGCTTCCTAACTCCTACTTCTGCTTCATTTCAAGTCGAAAATGAGCAGTGTATAAACTGTCCAGATATTCTACCCAAAAGTGAAGATGATGCTCATTTCAGTGATTCTGGTTCACACCAAGTAGCCAAGCTTGAAATGACTCGGCTGTCCCCAGAACCCAAAGGGAAAACTACTGAGAGAAATGGTCTTGGGCCCAAGAAAGGCCGGGTTTTCTGCACTGCATGTGAAAAGACCTTTTATGATAAAGGGACACTGAAAATCCACTACAATGCCGTCCACCTGAAGATCAAGCACAAATGCACAATCGAAGGATGCAATATGGTGTTCAGCTCCCTGAGGAGCCGGAACCGGCACAGTGCCAACCCAAACCCACGGCTTCACATGCCCATGAACAGGAACAACCGAGATAAAGATCTGAGGAACAGTTTGAACATGGCCATCCCTGAGGACAGCAAAAGAACAGGCTTTCCTGTGACATCCCCAGACAGCAGGCCCATCCCCAGCTATCTTGGATCATGCACCGACTCCAAAGTACAGTCGGCCTTTTCCAGCATTGGGCAAAATGGTGTGCTTTTTCCCAACTTAAAGACAGTTCAGCCAGTTCTTCCCTTCTACCGCAACCCAGTCACGCCTGCTGAGCTCGCCAACACCCCAGGAACACTCCCCTCCCTGCCTCTCGTGTCCTCCTCCATACCTGAGCAGCTGGCCTCCAATGAACTGCCCTTCGATGCTCTTCCCAAGAAAAAATCTCGGAAATCCAGCATGCCCATCAAAATCGAGAAGGAAGCGGTGGAAATCGCCAATGAGAACAATGACACCCTCAGTTCGGACGAAGAGATGCCCTTGCAGGTTGTCAGTGATGGAGAGCTAGAGACGTGCGAGCTCAGGATGGAGCACGAGGTCATTGACCAGGGGGAGCAGCCGCTGCCCTCCGCTAACTTATGGAAATCTCTCTCCGAGGGAGGGAGGCTTCCCAAGCCAGAGTCGGTGATTGAGACCAAGCACTTAAAAAAACTATCTGAGCAGGATTTGAACAACTCCAAGAAAGAGACCGATCAAAGCCCAGGGTTGGCCATCGTGCCTAGGGAAGCTTCCTTCAGCGATCCCAAACAACACACCAATGTCTTAAAACCAGTGATTGAGCCTCTGCCGATGTATGCAAAAGAACAGTCCCGACACCAGCTTCCCAATTCTGACTGTGTGGAACTGCAGCACCACTTACTGACTGGGGGGTTTTTGAATGCTTTGTCTAACAGGGGGATGGCACTGCCCTGTTTTGAGGATCCTAGAGAGATAGAGCAGGTCAGTCAGCATGCACTaggaagacagaaggaagaaactCGCTTTCATTGTGATATCTGTAAGAAGACCTTTAAAAACACTTACAGCGTGAAAATCCATTTCAAAAATGTGCATGCCAAAGAAATGCATATCTGTACAATTGAGGGCTGCAGTGCAACCTTTCCCTCCCGCAGAAGTCGAGACAG acACAGTTCCAACCTAAATCTTCATCAGAAAGTCATCACCAAAGAGACCTTGGAAAGCACCGATAATCCTTTGGGCACAACTTACCTTCTGAAAGATATGGCAAAGGAGGTTTATCAGGACGCAGCTTTCAAACAGCACGCCCCCCAGACTTCTGTCATCTTCAAAGGAACCAACCGGACCGGGAGCGTGGTCTACCCCATCACCAAAATCCGCGAGTCCTGCCTGGAGAGCTACGGCTGCGGCCCCACCAGCGAGGCGACCGTCCTCGACCTGAGCACTACCTCCAGCATGAAGTCCGAGAGCAGCACGCCTTCTTCCTGGGACTCCGACGGCGGGAGCGAGGAGGGCAATGGCGCTCTGGAAGACAGTGACGAGAGCTGTGAGGGACCGAGCCTGCTCCCCGGGGAAGACGGCTACCCCATTTGCGCCCTCATGGAAAAGGCCAATCACAGCTTTTCCAACCTCCCCTCTGGCTTGCCAATAACTTGCCACCTCTGCCAAAAGATATACAGCAATAAAGGAACCTTCAGGGCCCACTACAAAACTGTGCACCTCCGCCAGCTTCACAAGTGCAAAGTGCCCGGTTGCAACACGATGTTTTCATCAGTCCGCAGTCGAAATAGGCATAGCCAGAATCCCAACTTGCACAAAAGTTTGACCACGTCTCCAAGCAATCTCCAGTAA